ATATTCAAATAGATTAGCAACACATTTCCCAGAAGAATGTGCATTTGAACCTATGATACCTTTACAGACTCAATTTCAGCTTCAGCATTACAATCTGGAAGACTCTGTAGTGCCTAATGAAGAGTAGAAATAGCCATCAAGAACAGGTAGAACAGGACACGTTAAAATCAATTGAGAGAGGATAAGTTGATCAGTGTATTTATGTACCTCATACAAGTACCACGAGATGTAAGCATCTGTGGCAGCATACTGAAGTTGCTTCTTGGTGAGAACATCAGCCTCCCAATTTCCCATTCTTATGTTGCTTGGCTTCGGCAACTAGAAGAAAGTTGCAGTTGTTAAAGAGCATTTCAACATTTGAAGTCCAAGGGAACCAGGAAAGCATGCTTGAATAACCAAAAGATCAGTTTCACATTTATTATCAGAAATGTTAGTATTTAATAAATAATTGGGGGTTCTGTACTTCAGTCTACCAAATAGTAACTTTAGAAATtaaaaaaataccaaacttaagtaactgaaaagaaaaagaatttcCTCTCACACATTACAAACAGAGCTAGGCAAGTGAGGGGGAAAAACTTAATACTGTCAAAATACCTCTTTACATGTGATCATTTCAGTTAAAGAAGCAAGACTCCATCTTTTAGGAGGCCCAGCTAACTTTGCATTTGCCAGGATTGACAAATCCATCAATGGTTGTACACAGGTATCATAATCGTTCAACATTTTTCTTGCGTCGTTGACTATGCATATTCCAACCTGAGAGGACACAGAGCAATGACTTGACTGATCAAAGCAGAGCTTAGTATAGGGGAAATGTGAAAAACATCTGAGGGCAGCAACATAAAACCCGAGCAAAATTGCCTACTTTAATGGATGAATTATCCTCCAAGAGAGATTTTAGTTTAGGTGGTACTCCAGAGTGAGCGATATGCAGAACGTAGCACAGAGTCTTTTCCATGCAGAGCTGCATTACAGCAACTTTACATGGGGGCTCTCCTGCGAAGACCACAGTGACCATTATGTTCCATCAGATTACACTACTTGCAAGAATGACATCATGAAACATTcatagaaaaaaaaggaaagccCAAATGTTGTTCCAGCTAAATTAGTTGAAGATAGTACACTAAATTCGGATAGATAGATAGAAGAACAGAAAACCTCTTCCCGCAAAGGGCCTCCATTCAAGATCAAACCCAAGAGAAACTGGACCAGGGGCCTTGATGCCCTCAATTTTGCCTAAGATGTCCATTGCAGCCTTCTCCACCTCAGAAGATGTCCTGCAGTAAACAATCTTACCGCCGAATGAAATTGGCTGGTGCCTTGCCCTCACATTCCCTGTAGTCAGAATGGGAAGGAAATAAGATCCACATTTCAATCACAGAAGAAGCGTGATATGCATAAGCTACAACATGGTATCTGAGATGCCAACTGAGGAATTGACGGGTCAATAAAGCTCTGAGCTTTATTGACCCGTCAATAAAGCTCAGAGCCCCAAGTGCGCGACGAGCCCCAAGCTCTGAGCTTTATTGACCCGTCAATAAGGAACTGCAATATTTTTCTTACAAGTGATGCAACTCTAGCACCAAGAAACCTCCTTTGGTACCCACTGTGAGGCAATCATCCGAACCCAGTGCGCGACGAGTTGGTAACAGAAGCAATTCTTGTGCCCCAAAGACTCAAGGCGAGAGGCATCACCTCGCATCAGGGGGGTTCTTGCCCCCATTTTCAAGAACCAAGAGGGTTGTTCAATTCCGCGATGCCAAGAATGGGAAAGGGATA
The sequence above is drawn from the Panicum hallii strain FIL2 chromosome 7, PHallii_v3.1, whole genome shotgun sequence genome and encodes:
- the LOC112899845 gene encoding Werner Syndrome-like exonuclease, with the translated sequence MVIHHPGASAAPASSVGDDDFHWDDAAEAELQAIEAAYASAKRRRLPDWTSPSPSSRPRYSQTPVSGGYSQIPVSGGSTPSWVLTPPSFQGNVRARHQPISFGGKIVYCRTSSEVEKAAMDILGKIEGIKAPGPVSLGFDLEWRPFAGRGEPPCKVAVMQLCMEKTLCYVLHIAHSGVPPKLKSLLEDNSSIKVGICIVNDARKMLNDYDTCVQPLMDLSILANAKLAGPPKRWSLASLTEMITCKELPKPSNIRMGNWEADVLTKKQLQYAATDAYISWYLYEALQSLPDCNAEAEIESVKVS